The genome window AACATCCAATTTGCCAATATACTTGGCTATGATAACCGCGAAGAATGCCTGTCTGATTATATCGTTGCAGAACATTATGTTGATTCGGAGGCACGAGACCGGATGCTGGCAGAAATCCGCAAACATGGTGAAATCAGGGATTTCGAAGCCGAGTTTACAGCTAAGGACGGAATTCATTTGTGGTTAAAGTTTTCGGCAAGGATTACAAACACGCGGAACTGTATCGAGGGTTTCATAGAGGATATTTCTGAAAAAAAGCTGGCCGAAGAAAAACAGCAGCAAAATTCTGAACAATATCATAGTATTTTCCAATCCGTTAATGACGGTTTGCTTATATATAATCTTAATGGCAAAATTATTGAAGCGAACTCGGCTGCCTGCAAAATCTACGGCTATTCGCATCAGGAGATATTATCCCTATCCGGAAAAGATATCGCACATCCGGAATATAATCATATTTTTGAAAATTTCTTCAGACAAACGATAGATAAAGGTCAATTCTGCTGCGAGTCAGTTGATATTAGCAAGGACGGTTCTTTCATTAATATTGAAGTGCATGGAACCAGCTTCAATTACCATGGAAAACCGCATCTGTTGGCTATTATCAGGGATATAACCGAGCGAAAGAAGGCGGAGGCAACTTTAAAGGAAAAAGAGCGTCATCATCGACGAATTATTGAAACCATGAATGATGGTTTTGGTGTACAGGATATTAACGGCAATTTAACTTATGTCAACGACAAGCTGTGCATTATGCTTGGATATAACCGCGATGAATTAATCGGGCATCAGGTTAAAGAATTTCTTGATAATAACAACCAAAATATTTACCAAGCACAAAATGCCATGCAAGATTGCATAGGCCGCCACCCTTATGAACTTGTGTGGACAACAAAAGATAAACATAGAATCAATACCATTATATCACCGGCTCCTTTATTTGATGCTGAAGGAAAATTTACAAGCAACTTTGCCGTTATAACTGATATTACTAACCGCAAAAAGGCGGAAAAAGCGCTGCGCGAAAGCGAGGAAAAGTTTCGCGAAGTAGTCGAAATGCTGCCTGAAATTGTTTGGGAAATCGATATGAATGGCTCGGTAACATTCGTTAATAATCGGGGCTATGAAATATCCGGTTATACCCAAGAAGATGTGGATAACGGGTTTAATGCCGCTGAATTCTTCATTCCTGCTGATAGAACGAGGTTAAAAACAAATATCGAAAAATTATTGCGCGGCGAATTGTATAGATTTGATGATTACACAGCATTAAGGAAAAATGGCAGCACTTTCCCCGTTATAGCGCAGGCTGCAGCGATTATCAAGGAAGGAAAACCTGTTGGAGTAAGAGGTTTTCTTATCGATATTACCGAACGCAAAAAGGCTGAGGAAGAAACAAAAAACGCTCACGCCGAACTTGAGCAGATACTTAATTCTACGCCTGATGGCATACGCATTATAGATAAGGAATTTAACGTTTTGCGCGTTAATGAAACATTTTGCAAGCTTTCGGGCATTGACTATAAAGAAAATAAAAAACTTAAATGCCATGAAGCGCTTCGAGGCTCTAAATGTCTAACCCCGAAATGTCCGCTTAATAGAATACTTAAAGGCGAAGAGTATATTGAATATGATGTGGAAAGGGAACGATTGGACGGCAAGAAAATCCCTTGCATATTAACTGCCGTTCCATTCTACGGTCAAAATGGCGAATTAATCGGCATTATCGAAAGCTTCAAAGATATAACCGAACGTAAACGAGCCGAAACCGAACTGTATCGATTTGCGCGAGCTGTAAAGCAATCTCTTGATGGTATTGCAATGATCGGATTGGATGGGACTATCCAGTTTATTAATAACGCCTGGGCAAAGATGCATCTCTATAATCCTGAAGAAGTTCACGGTAAACATCTGCGCATTTTTCATACCAAGGAACAACTGAATAAAGAAATCCTGCCAACTTTGAAGATAATTGAACAAGGCTATGGC of Candidatus Zixiibacteriota bacterium contains these proteins:
- a CDS encoding PAS domain S-box protein; translation: MKDNNAAKKLLVKKPGYKAQPINDTENIESYKCLLENVPIGLYRSRITDGKLLECNIQFANILGYDNREECLSDYIVAEHYVDSEARDRMLAEIRKHGEIRDFEAEFTAKDGIHLWLKFSARITNTRNCIEGFIEDISEKKLAEEKQQQNSEQYHSIFQSVNDGLLIYNLNGKIIEANSAACKIYGYSHQEILSLSGKDIAHPEYNHIFENFFRQTIDKGQFCCESVDISKDGSFINIEVHGTSFNYHGKPHLLAIIRDITERKKAEATLKEKERHHRRIIETMNDGFGVQDINGNLTYVNDKLCIMLGYNRDELIGHQVKEFLDNNNQNIYQAQNAMQDCIGRHPYELVWTTKDKHRINTIISPAPLFDAEGKFTSNFAVITDITNRKKAEKALRESEEKFREVVEMLPEIVWEIDMNGSVTFVNNRGYEISGYTQEDVDNGFNAAEFFIPADRTRLKTNIEKLLRGELYRFDDYTALRKNGSTFPVIAQAAAIIKEGKPVGVRGFLIDITERKKAEEETKNAHAELEQILNSTPDGIRIIDKEFNVLRVNETFCKLSGIDYKENKKLKCHEALRGSKCLTPKCPLNRILKGEEYIEYDVERERLDGKKIPCILTAVPFYGQNGELIGIIESFKDITERKRAETELYRFARAVKQSLDGIAMIGLDGTIQFINNAWAKMHLYNPEEVHGKHLRIFHTKEQLNKEILPTLKIIEQGYGWEGEVSHVRKDGTVFPTWTTVTLLRNRDARPIGLVCNARDITGRKRAEGQLKKSLKEKEVLIKEIHHRVKNNLQIISSLLELQSDYIKDNKACKIIKTSQDRVKLMALIHEQLYQSPDLAKIGFAMYVRNLADYLVASYGINSDVIKLEKDLENVYLGIDAAIPCGLIINELITNSIKHAFPDNRPGTIRVELRSLDNHFVITVSDDGIGLPENIDSGNTKSLGLQLVNLLEKQTGCTIELDRSHGTAFKITCQKPNS